From the Solanum lycopersicum chromosome 10, SLM_r2.1 genome, one window contains:
- the LOC138338758 gene encoding uncharacterized protein gives MSRFLTGMNEALEEECQSAMLHVNKDLSMLMVHVQQVEDSHKKMGVRDVRRPKLQDKVGPSPVGHRNTSCICDQPRFKKGQQRSGNSNSQRSTTPRGRRPDSKKGNGVAFLGHVMSDKSQEVDSKKTEAVKKWPKPLTPKYICSFLRLAGYYCREPCQRTFKELKDRLTSAPVLTLTMCGDNYIVYCDSTRVGFGCVLMWGAVEALLVWSACGCVLRQQMELNLRQQRWLKLLKDYDINVHYHPGKANIVADALSKMSMGSTTDVEDEKKNLAKDVQRLARLGVRLVDSTSWGVSVHPSSESSLVVNVIQGKHLDPVLMELKDSELIMMNESFSLVGDGILRYQDRLYVTDVVYLRTRIVVEAHGCRYSIHPGSTMYHDINKI, from the exons ATGAGCAGGTTTCTCACAGGAATGAATGAAGCTCTTGAGGAGGAGTGTCAGTCTGCGATGCTCCATGTTAACAAGGACCTCTCCATGTTGATGGTCcatgtccagcaggtagaggaTAGCCACAAAAAGATGGGTGTTCGTGATGTTAGGAGGCCGAAGCTTCAAGATAAGGTAGGTCCTAGTCCTGTAGGCCATAGAAACACTTCTTGCATCTGTGATcagcctaggttcaagaagggGCAGCAGAGATCTGGGAATTCTAATTCCCAGAGGAGTACAACACCTAGAGGAAGAAGACCTGATTCCAAGAagggcaatggag TGGCCTTCCTGGGTCATGTTATGTCTGATAAAAGTCAAGAGGTGGATTCCAAGAAAACTGAGGCTGTTAAGAAGTggccaaaacctcttactccAAAATATATCTGTAGCTTCTTGcgattggctggttactactGCAG GGAGCCTTGTCAGAGGACTTTCaaggagctcaaggacagactcacttcagccccggtACTTACTTTGACAATGTGTGGTGATAAttacattgtttattgtgattcaACTAGGGTTGGTTTTGGTTGTGTTCTTATGTGGGGTG CtgtggaggcactacttgtatggagtgcatgtggatgtgttctgAGACAACAGAtggagttgaatctacgtcagcAGAGATGgttgaagctgctgaaggattatgacattaatgttcactaccatccaggtaaggctaatattGTAGCCGATGCTTTGAGCAagatgagcatgggaagtacaaCCGACGTTGAGGATGAAAAGAAGAATTTAGCGAAAGATGTACAAAGACTAGCCAGACTAGGTGTGCGATTAGTTGACTCTACAAGttggggtgtttcagttcatcctagttctgaatcgTCCTTGGTAGTTAATGTCATACAAGGTAAACATcttgatcctgtgttgatggagctgaaggactcagAGTTGATaatgatgaatgagtctttctCTTTGGTAGGTGATGGCATACTTAGGTATCAAGACAGGCTTTATGTAACAGATGTGGTTTATTTGCGAACTAGAATTGTTGTAGAGGCCCATGGTTgtagatattccatacatccaggttccacgaTGTATCATGATATTAATAAGATTTAA
- the LOC138338759 gene encoding uncharacterized mitochondrial protein AtMg00860-like — translation MLREKKLYAKFSKCEFWLDAVSYLEHVVSKDGVMVDPYKIEKVKNWVRPTNVSEIRSFVGLASYYRRFVKGFSSIGSQVTNLTKQNVPFLWSDEREESFQKLKTLLTTAPILTLPVEDSGLDKDEVYIDVNVDVYVYIHVHIDIQVYVYINVHVHVKVHVNADIHVDVNI, via the exons atgttgagggagaagaagctttatgccaagttctctaagtgtgagttttggctagatgcagtgtcctacTTGgaacacgtggtttctaaggatggagtgatggtggatccttatAAGATTGAGaaagtgaagaattgggtaagacccactaacgtgtcagaaataaggagctttgttgggttagctagctactaccgccgatttgtcaagggattctcttctattggtTCCCAagtgacgaacttgactaagcagaatgttccatttctATGGTCGGACGAacgtgaggaaagctttcaaaagcttaagaccttgttgactaccgcacctatccttaccttgccagtagagg ATTCCGGTCTTGACAAAGATGAAGTTTACATTGATGTTAACGTTGACGTTTATGTTTACATTCACGTTCATATTGACATTCAAGTTTACGTTTACATTAACGTTCACGTGCATGTTAAAGTTCACGTTAATGCTgacattcatgttgatgttaACATTTGA